A stretch of the Halorussus lipolyticus genome encodes the following:
- a CDS encoding ABC transporter substrate-binding protein — MNRRQFIAATGTAGLAGLSGYATRQDGDGYLQAGNQIGFPENWQARRIEASNDWPIEARRDVPNRQEDSTWTDTQSFQTATWEPPEGWQDTIASEVDTLQILNHGAANMEFDPATLATHELFEEKTGIEIEPLEIGVDQANLREQQFLSARSSEPQVMNVDGPLVPVFVQQGFLEVVDPLYTEEMWDSYIPALRSLVEWDIDATREGTHQYGFPNIGEGIVGNLRPDLVEEQGIDPSRFQGEWSWDLLEETMQAFEGTDVFGYAYYAGNPTYLFYSFRELLYQQGGRLVADDGTVQVDTGPARTVLRKMAEWRDNGWVPEDVITYGEGDIIDLMLAGQVAYADGFSDFVPRLLNRYEADTEYRAVRPPRANTGPNPDQASLIAPNATGINPFADDAHKVAGLLYGDLRLSYPSQWWEFTYENNLAFMDKVFTDSAEAGFLQYGDVVGSAVDRGVLELFPQMQAIFQRLTDPFQQAITGNISPQEATQQGQQFVDDVLGQ; from the coding sequence ATGAACCGACGACAGTTCATCGCGGCGACGGGGACAGCGGGACTCGCGGGACTTAGCGGCTACGCGACACGACAGGACGGGGACGGGTATCTGCAAGCGGGGAACCAAATCGGGTTCCCCGAGAACTGGCAGGCCCGCCGAATCGAAGCGTCGAACGACTGGCCCATCGAGGCCCGACGAGACGTGCCGAACCGACAGGAGGACTCGACGTGGACCGACACCCAGTCGTTCCAGACCGCGACGTGGGAACCGCCGGAGGGGTGGCAAGACACCATCGCCTCGGAGGTCGATACGCTCCAAATCCTGAACCACGGCGCGGCCAACATGGAGTTCGACCCGGCCACGCTGGCGACCCACGAACTCTTCGAGGAGAAGACGGGCATCGAAATCGAACCCCTCGAAATCGGCGTGGACCAAGCCAACCTCCGGGAACAACAGTTCCTGAGCGCCCGGAGTAGCGAACCGCAGGTCATGAACGTGGACGGACCGCTCGTCCCGGTGTTCGTCCAGCAGGGGTTCCTCGAAGTCGTGGACCCGCTGTACACCGAGGAGATGTGGGACTCGTACATCCCGGCGCTCCGGAGTCTGGTCGAGTGGGACATCGACGCGACCCGCGAGGGCACCCACCAGTACGGCTTCCCGAACATCGGCGAGGGAATCGTGGGCAACCTCCGACCGGACCTCGTGGAGGAGCAAGGCATCGACCCCTCGCGGTTCCAAGGCGAGTGGTCGTGGGACCTGCTGGAGGAGACCATGCAGGCCTTCGAGGGGACCGACGTGTTCGGCTACGCCTACTACGCCGGGAACCCGACGTACCTGTTCTACTCCTTCCGCGAACTCCTCTACCAGCAGGGCGGCCGACTCGTGGCCGACGACGGCACGGTGCAGGTCGATACCGGCCCGGCCCGGACGGTCCTCCGGAAGATGGCCGAGTGGCGGGACAACGGCTGGGTCCCCGAGGATGTCATCACCTACGGCGAGGGCGACATCATCGACCTGATGCTGGCGGGCCAAGTCGCCTACGCCGACGGGTTCAGCGACTTCGTGCCGCGACTCCTGAACCGGTACGAGGCCGACACCGAGTACCGAGCGGTCCGGCCGCCGCGGGCCAACACCGGGCCGAACCCGGACCAAGCGTCGCTCATCGCGCCGAACGCGACGGGCATCAACCCCTTCGCCGACGACGCGCACAAGGTGGCCGGTCTGCTGTACGGCGATTTGCGACTGAGCTATCCGAGCCAGTGGTGGGAGTTCACCTACGAGAACAATCTGGCGTTCATGGACAAGGTGTTCACCGACTCCGCGGAGGCCGGATTCCTCCAGTACGGCGACGTGGTGGGGTCCGCGGTGGACCGCGGCGTGCTGGAACTGTTCCCGCAGATGCAGGCCATCTTCCAGCGCCTGACCGACCCGTTCCAGCAGGCCATCACGGGGAACATCTCGCCGCAGGAGGCGACCCAACAGGGCCAGCAGTTCGTCGACGACGTGCTGGGCCAGTAA
- a CDS encoding Eco57I restriction-modification methylase domain-containing protein, with protein MHTTLDYRTNRDLFSNYYLDEHLPETEDWQAVGEAEVRAVYDEIRACYRREADRAPEYNERQLRENLLNPVFEALGLTTAVEEPIRGERLRPDYTLFGSERARERAFERRDEGREFHADALGVADAKRWDRSLDAGSKRDFTNPSYQIHVYLDATGVERGILTNGRKWRLYYGPTSHRLDSYYEIDLPTLLETGDPEEFKYFYLFFRREAFLGRDGAGEVPAHVGADRPFVERVHRESNVFAEELSEDLRENVYEALSVLAQGFVDSADDDALTRDDLDTVYQASLTYLYRLIFVLYAESDGRDLLDTDNEVYRRQYSLNTLKRRVAEELDSPNPIYQSWQTKLWDRLEELFALVDRGSESRGIPTDDLYVPAYNGGLFKTDPEDPESGATTAFLASNAVGDTYLAEVIELLTRRESERREGRAFVDYSSLDVRHLGSIYEGLLEYELEMADEPLAAVRDDGDEQWVPAEEVETAGNDSEPVERVEPGEVYLTTETGKRKTTGSYYTPEFVVEYVVERTLEPLLDEIRADLDPQSPDYADEFAERVFDLAVLDPAMGSGHFLVKTVEYLARAVVEAYQKRAGRVEDAEEVLDGSGETPGASGKTPDAPGIHWARRQVAQRCIYGVDDNGMAVELAKVSLWLRTLSADQPLAFLDHHLKRGDSLAGTDVAEVEELARDTGPNASLADFGATRADAIGDLMDAYREFAALENETLEDVKRMERTYAEIRRDDLRQRLTGMANVHAAERFGLDVPSGAYERMGRALDDDREWQAVAEKSWFEDAQRIADERGFFHWKLAFPEVFYEGDGSAKDEAEAGFDAVVGNPPYVRSRNLPDDLKEYYRDEYRTAEGAYDLYVPFAELAGDLGKRVSLVVPNKWTTTGYGRELRERLLDDWGLKEVLDASNLDVFPDADIYPVVVTYGKGSADGETDGIQVRHPESGSRAGERALTAAPATAIEKSLVDGLGGRVLPVDLDAEFADTAAEVLARCDRLGDHVTFTEGVHTGNVREKLLVDDREDPDETGDAENCRKVVDGKSVGRYRLDWDGTWLKYDESLVERDDGEYADLRDPDCFEDAKLLVRDISDRPVAVYDDDGYFALNTLYSVRSRDESDLSLRYLLGVFNSAFVARYFRQVYGGTHVSGDYLRFKPMFAEEIPVPDPEAADVDATEIAARAGVRIEETDPESAVATLTRRLRTARDERATLNLDVVDYLGSAVQSADEDRATTLPEVSVPAEGVGDSVLAETATDREGLRIGEVEIREGTGGGLELAATARYKPASGDRGDRETDQWGYVETDPVPAMRFPNLGETERALVEAFVPAVADRAGGFAGFRENATKTNSLLDRLRAMALPDADAVEDEMSRYREVRERAEELDDRITALEDAIDAIVYRLYGIDDEEVGTE; from the coding sequence ATGCACACGACACTCGATTATCGGACCAACCGAGACCTGTTCTCGAACTACTACCTCGACGAGCATCTGCCCGAAACCGAGGACTGGCAGGCGGTCGGCGAGGCCGAAGTTCGGGCGGTCTACGACGAGATTCGAGCGTGCTATCGGCGGGAGGCCGACCGCGCGCCGGAGTACAACGAGCGACAACTGCGCGAGAACCTGCTGAATCCCGTCTTCGAGGCCCTCGGGTTGACCACCGCCGTCGAGGAGCCGATTCGCGGCGAGCGCCTGCGACCCGACTACACGCTGTTCGGGAGCGAGCGGGCCAGAGAGCGGGCCTTCGAGCGCAGGGACGAGGGTCGGGAGTTCCACGCCGACGCGCTCGGGGTGGCCGACGCCAAGCGGTGGGACCGGTCGCTCGACGCCGGGAGCAAGCGCGATTTCACCAATCCGAGCTATCAGATTCACGTCTACCTCGACGCGACGGGCGTCGAGCGAGGCATCTTGACCAACGGCCGGAAGTGGCGACTCTACTACGGGCCGACCAGCCATCGCCTCGACTCGTACTACGAAATCGACCTGCCGACCCTGCTGGAGACCGGCGACCCCGAGGAGTTCAAGTACTTCTACCTGTTCTTCCGGCGGGAGGCCTTCCTCGGCCGGGACGGTGCAGGCGAGGTCCCGGCCCACGTCGGCGCGGACCGGCCCTTCGTGGAGCGCGTCCACCGCGAGAGCAACGTCTTCGCGGAAGAACTCAGCGAGGACCTCCGGGAGAACGTCTACGAGGCCCTCTCGGTGCTGGCGCAGGGGTTCGTGGACAGCGCCGACGACGACGCCCTCACCCGCGACGACCTCGATACGGTGTATCAGGCGTCGCTGACCTACCTCTATCGGCTCATCTTCGTCCTCTACGCCGAGAGCGACGGCCGGGACCTGCTGGACACCGACAACGAGGTCTACCGACGCCAGTACAGCCTCAACACCCTCAAACGCCGGGTCGCCGAGGAGTTGGACAGTCCGAACCCCATCTACCAGTCGTGGCAGACGAAGCTCTGGGACCGCCTCGAAGAACTGTTCGCGCTCGTAGACCGCGGGAGCGAGTCGCGGGGCATCCCGACCGACGACCTCTACGTCCCGGCGTACAACGGCGGATTGTTCAAAACGGACCCCGAGGACCCGGAATCGGGCGCGACGACCGCTTTCCTCGCCTCGAACGCCGTCGGCGACACCTACCTCGCCGAAGTCATCGAACTCCTGACTCGGCGCGAGAGCGAGCGCAGGGAGGGCCGGGCGTTCGTGGACTACTCGTCGCTCGACGTGCGCCACCTCGGGAGCATCTACGAGGGCCTGCTGGAGTACGAACTGGAGATGGCCGACGAACCGCTCGCCGCGGTCCGAGACGACGGCGACGAGCAGTGGGTCCCTGCCGAGGAGGTCGAAACCGCCGGGAACGACTCCGAACCCGTAGAGCGCGTCGAACCGGGCGAGGTCTACCTCACCACCGAGACCGGCAAGCGCAAGACCACCGGGTCGTACTACACCCCCGAGTTCGTGGTCGAGTACGTCGTCGAGCGCACCCTCGAACCCCTGCTGGACGAGATTCGGGCGGACTTGGACCCCCAGAGTCCGGACTACGCCGACGAGTTCGCCGAGCGCGTCTTCGACCTCGCCGTCCTCGACCCCGCGATGGGGAGCGGCCACTTCCTCGTCAAGACGGTCGAGTATCTCGCTCGGGCCGTGGTGGAAGCCTACCAGAAGCGGGCCGGGAGGGTCGAGGACGCCGAGGAGGTCCTCGACGGGTCCGGTGAGACTCCCGGCGCATCCGGGAAGACCCCCGACGCGCCCGGCATCCACTGGGCGCGTCGGCAGGTCGCCCAGCGGTGCATCTACGGCGTGGACGACAACGGGATGGCGGTCGAACTCGCCAAGGTGTCGCTGTGGCTCCGGACCCTCTCTGCCGACCAACCGCTGGCCTTCCTCGACCACCACCTCAAGCGCGGCGACTCGCTGGCCGGGACCGACGTGGCCGAGGTCGAGGAGTTGGCCCGCGACACCGGGCCGAACGCCAGCCTCGCAGATTTCGGCGCGACCAGAGCCGACGCCATCGGCGACCTGATGGACGCCTACCGGGAGTTCGCCGCGCTCGAAAACGAGACGCTGGAAGACGTGAAACGGATGGAGCGCACCTACGCCGAAATCCGGCGCGACGACCTGCGCCAGCGACTGACCGGGATGGCGAACGTCCACGCCGCCGAGCGGTTCGGCCTCGACGTGCCCTCCGGGGCCTACGAGCGAATGGGTCGGGCGCTGGACGACGACCGGGAGTGGCAGGCGGTCGCCGAGAAATCGTGGTTCGAGGACGCCCAGCGAATCGCCGACGAGCGCGGCTTCTTCCACTGGAAGCTCGCCTTCCCCGAAGTCTTCTACGAGGGCGACGGGTCGGCCAAAGACGAGGCCGAGGCCGGATTCGACGCCGTGGTCGGCAACCCGCCCTACGTCAGAAGTCGGAACCTGCCCGACGACCTGAAGGAGTACTACCGCGACGAGTACCGGACCGCAGAAGGGGCCTACGACCTCTACGTCCCCTTCGCGGAACTCGCCGGTGACCTCGGCAAGCGCGTCTCGCTGGTCGTGCCGAACAAGTGGACGACGACCGGCTACGGCCGGGAACTCCGCGAGCGCCTGCTGGACGACTGGGGGCTAAAGGAGGTACTGGACGCCTCGAACCTCGACGTGTTCCCCGACGCCGACATCTACCCGGTGGTCGTGACCTACGGCAAAGGCAGTGCAGACGGCGAGACCGACGGGATTCAGGTTCGTCATCCCGAATCGGGGTCTCGGGCCGGGGAGCGCGCTCTCACCGCGGCACCTGCGACCGCCATCGAGAAGTCGCTGGTGGACGGTCTCGGCGGGCGCGTCCTCCCCGTAGATTTGGACGCCGAGTTCGCCGACACCGCGGCCGAGGTGCTGGCCCGGTGCGACCGACTCGGCGACCACGTGACGTTCACCGAGGGCGTCCACACCGGCAACGTCCGGGAGAAACTGCTGGTAGACGACCGCGAGGACCCAGACGAGACCGGGGACGCCGAGAACTGCCGGAAGGTCGTGGACGGCAAATCGGTCGGTCGCTACCGCCTCGACTGGGACGGGACGTGGCTCAAATACGACGAGTCGCTGGTCGAGCGCGACGACGGCGAGTACGCAGACCTGCGGGACCCGGACTGCTTCGAGGACGCGAAACTGCTGGTCCGGGACATCAGCGACCGGCCGGTGGCGGTCTACGACGACGACGGCTACTTCGCGCTCAACACCCTCTACAGCGTCCGGTCGCGCGACGAGTCCGACCTTTCGCTCCGGTATCTCCTCGGGGTGTTCAACTCGGCGTTCGTGGCGAGGTACTTCCGGCAGGTCTACGGCGGCACCCACGTCAGCGGCGACTACCTCCGGTTCAAGCCGATGTTCGCCGAGGAGATTCCGGTCCCCGACCCCGAAGCGGCCGACGTGGACGCCACCGAAATCGCGGCACGCGCAGGGGTCCGAATCGAGGAGACCGACCCCGAGTCAGCAGTCGCCACCCTGACCCGGCGACTCCGGACGGCGCGCGACGAGCGAGCGACCCTGAACCTCGACGTGGTGGACTATCTCGGGTCGGCGGTCCAATCGGCCGACGAGGACCGGGCGACGACGCTCCCCGAGGTCAGCGTCCCCGCCGAGGGCGTCGGCGACTCGGTGCTGGCCGAGACGGCGACCGACCGCGAGGGCCTCCGAATCGGCGAGGTCGAGATTCGAGAGGGGACGGGCGGAGGCCTCGAGTTGGCCGCTACCGCGCGGTACAAACCCGCTTCCGGCGACCGAGGAGACCGCGAGACCGACCAGTGGGGGTACGTCGAGACCGACCCGGTGCCAGCGATGCGGTTCCCCAATTTGGGCGAGACCGAGCGCGCGCTGGTCGAGGCGTTCGTCCCCGCCGTCGCCGACCGCGCCGGCGGATTCGCCGGATTCCGCGAGAACGCGACCAAGACCAACTCCCTCCTTGACCGCCTCCGAGCGATGGCCCTTCCCGACGCCGACGCGGTAGAGGACGAGATGTCGCGCTACCGCGAGGTCCGCGAGCGCGCCGAGGAACTGGACGACCGAATCACAGCACTGGAGGACGCTATCGACGCTATCGTCTATCGGCTCTACGGAATTGACGACGAGGAGGTGGGGACCGAGTAA
- a CDS encoding carbohydrate ABC transporter permease, translating into MAGREFGIEKYRRRQRFWKAVESPYVVHFVLFLAVFFITAPLVWELLTSLKTNDAVYNLTYLPRNPTLESYYVALFDRGFWRAVVNSAIISSASTVAVMLLGTPAGYVFSRYRFPFDNLVFTFILFTRLFPPIGLVVPYYRIMQQFGLLNTRLGIVIANVYLWLPLVIYIMRNFFITIPRELDEAARVDGCTKIQAFRHVVFPVVLPGFAAGTILTFLYSWREFLFAFTVSTDLSSMTIPVATFLFVGDTSILWASMAAAAVVATIPSALVVFFFQRYIVVGLTGGLKR; encoded by the coding sequence ATGGCGGGCCGAGAGTTCGGCATCGAGAAGTACCGGCGCAGACAGCGGTTCTGGAAGGCGGTCGAGAGTCCCTACGTCGTCCACTTCGTCCTCTTTCTGGCGGTGTTCTTCATCACCGCACCGCTGGTCTGGGAACTCCTCACGTCGCTGAAGACCAACGACGCGGTGTACAACCTGACGTACCTGCCGCGGAATCCGACGCTCGAAAGCTACTACGTCGCGTTGTTCGACCGGGGATTCTGGCGCGCGGTGGTCAACAGCGCCATCATCTCGTCGGCCTCGACGGTCGCCGTGATGCTTCTGGGGACGCCCGCGGGGTACGTCTTCAGTCGCTATCGGTTCCCCTTCGACAACCTCGTGTTCACGTTCATCCTGTTCACGAGGCTGTTCCCGCCCATCGGACTGGTGGTGCCGTACTACCGCATCATGCAACAGTTCGGCCTGCTGAACACCAGACTCGGCATCGTCATCGCCAACGTCTACCTCTGGTTGCCGCTGGTCATCTACATCATGCGCAACTTCTTCATCACCATCCCCAGAGAACTGGACGAGGCGGCGAGAGTGGACGGTTGCACGAAGATTCAGGCGTTCCGGCACGTGGTCTTCCCGGTGGTCCTGCCGGGGTTCGCGGCCGGGACCATCCTGACGTTCCTCTACTCGTGGCGGGAGTTCCTCTTCGCGTTCACCGTGAGTACGGACCTCTCCTCGATGACCATTCCGGTCGCAACCTTCCTGTTCGTCGGCGACACGTCGATTCTGTGGGCCTCGATGGCCGCGGCCGCGGTAGTCGCCACCATCCCCTCGGCGCTCGTCGTGTTCTTCTTCCAGCGGTACATCGTGGTCGGCCTCACGGGAGGGCTAAAGCGATGA
- a CDS encoding class I SAM-dependent methyltransferase: protein MNENLYAEYPEAYDALYARKDYDAEVAFVLSKLEEMVERSGDRNRALVVGCGTGEHSKRLREEGFEVVGVDKYPAMVERARTKSDADFRVGELPDLPVEGTFDLVWFPFTVVQHLDADGVADSLRAGADHLADGGVLVFDQISGENFGDSASLRTHQSEEGTYARLTHVHDAGDGASRYDALVFTPDGEFFVDTHRLYDHDPAYLEGVCGVLDLSVERHGWYDDRTDPGDEDHTVFVAN, encoded by the coding sequence GTGAACGAAAATCTCTACGCCGAGTATCCCGAGGCCTACGACGCCCTCTACGCTCGGAAAGACTACGACGCCGAAGTCGCGTTCGTCCTGTCGAAGCTCGAGGAGATGGTCGAACGCTCCGGCGACCGAAATCGCGCGCTGGTCGTCGGATGCGGCACCGGCGAACACAGCAAGCGACTCCGCGAGGAGGGCTTCGAAGTCGTCGGCGTGGACAAGTACCCCGCGATGGTCGAGCGCGCTCGAACCAAGTCCGACGCCGACTTCCGGGTCGGCGAACTCCCCGACTTGCCGGTCGAAGGGACGTTCGACCTCGTGTGGTTCCCCTTCACGGTCGTCCAGCATCTCGATGCTGATGGGGTCGCCGATAGCCTCCGAGCTGGGGCCGACCACCTCGCCGATGGGGGCGTCCTCGTCTTCGACCAAATCTCCGGCGAGAACTTCGGCGATTCGGCCTCTCTCCGGACCCACCAATCCGAGGAGGGGACCTACGCCCGACTCACTCACGTCCACGACGCTGGCGACGGCGCGTCTCGCTACGACGCCCTCGTCTTCACGCCGGACGGCGAGTTCTTCGTGGACACCCACCGCCTCTACGACCACGACCCTGCGTACCTCGAAGGCGTCTGCGGCGTGCTGGACCTGTCGGTCGAACGCCACGGTTGGTACGACGACCGGACCGACCCCGGCGACGAGGACCACACCGTCTTCGTGGCGAACTGA
- a CDS encoding ribonuclease H-like domain-containing protein, translated as MKLQNSFIAASGVGEKTERKLWQQGVTHWDDFEEDLLGPKTGRNVREFIDSAWDRLDAGDADFFGENLPSGSLWRAYGNFAEDACFFDIETTGLDSARHDVTTVSLHRGGDTRTYVQGKDLTAEVLREEFAESSMLVSFNGKRFDQPFLEDSFDLDVTTPHLDLMYTCKQMGLSGGLKNVEREIGIERDDEDVDGREAVRLWHRYDRNEDDAALDRLVTYNREDAENLRTLLDHVHEGLRADVFEPHLP; from the coding sequence ATGAAACTCCAGAACTCTTTCATCGCGGCCAGCGGGGTGGGCGAGAAGACCGAGCGCAAACTCTGGCAACAGGGTGTGACTCACTGGGACGATTTCGAGGAGGACCTCCTCGGCCCCAAGACCGGCCGGAACGTCCGGGAGTTCATCGACTCTGCGTGGGACCGACTCGACGCCGGGGACGCCGACTTCTTCGGCGAGAATCTGCCGAGCGGGAGCCTCTGGCGGGCATACGGTAACTTCGCCGAGGACGCCTGTTTCTTCGACATCGAGACCACCGGCCTCGACAGCGCGCGCCACGACGTGACCACGGTCAGCCTCCACCGCGGCGGCGACACCCGGACCTACGTGCAGGGGAAAGACCTCACCGCAGAGGTCCTCCGCGAGGAGTTCGCCGAGTCGAGCATGCTGGTCTCGTTCAACGGCAAGCGATTCGACCAGCCGTTTCTCGAAGATAGCTTCGACCTCGACGTGACCACGCCACACCTCGATTTGATGTACACCTGCAAGCAGATGGGTCTCTCGGGCGGCCTGAAGAACGTCGAGCGCGAAATCGGCATCGAGCGCGACGACGAGGACGTGGACGGGCGCGAGGCGGTCCGGCTCTGGCATCGCTACGACAGAAACGAAGACGACGCCGCGCTCGACAGGTTGGTCACGTACAACCGCGAGGACGCAGAGAACTTGCGGACGCTCCTCGACCACGTTCACGAGGGACTGCGGGCCGACGTGTTCGAACCGCACCTGCCCTGA
- a CDS encoding cupin domain-containing protein, which translates to MEKVAIDAVDNERNPMKVHSVRKPVSRELGTDHFAMNYFELEAGESFSGGLHRHNDQEEVFYVESGTATFEVGLDREEIAVEAGELIRFPPGEFQKGYNDGDETVEGWALGAPGAMHDWDELQSRTYCPECEDETTHDVGFAGENFELTCTECGTTQG; encoded by the coding sequence ATGGAGAAAGTCGCCATCGACGCGGTGGACAACGAGCGCAACCCGATGAAAGTTCACAGCGTCCGCAAACCGGTCTCGCGCGAACTCGGCACCGACCACTTCGCCATGAACTACTTCGAGTTGGAGGCCGGCGAGTCGTTCTCCGGTGGCCTCCACCGGCACAACGACCAAGAGGAGGTCTTCTACGTCGAGTCTGGCACCGCGACCTTCGAGGTCGGACTCGACCGCGAGGAGATTGCGGTCGAAGCGGGCGAACTCATCCGGTTCCCGCCCGGCGAGTTCCAGAAGGGGTACAACGACGGCGACGAGACCGTCGAGGGGTGGGCGCTCGGCGCACCCGGCGCGATGCACGACTGGGACGAACTCCAGTCGCGGACCTACTGCCCCGAGTGCGAGGACGAGACGACCCACGACGTGGGATTCGCAGGAGAGAACTTCGAGTTGACCTGCACCGAGTGCGGGACGACGCAGGGGTAA
- a CDS encoding HD domain-containing protein, protein MSDETPDYRAQVEEAFPEIGDIEDPDLREQVIEAWTLGLERGGWKDIYDIPYAWNIHEVTNVEHVRGVTRIAVTSAEEQRDFHGADPDLDVIRAACLLHDVGKCYEYVDHVDDEKLLDPDPRYASEEVPHSISGYALAHEVGCPLAVQRAIPHFLGEVPKRTLEAELVKSANSASSNAITQSAMGITLQEWVDKYSQTSD, encoded by the coding sequence ATGAGCGACGAAACACCGGACTACCGCGCACAGGTCGAGGAGGCCTTTCCCGAAATCGGCGACATCGAGGACCCGGACCTGCGCGAGCAGGTCATCGAAGCGTGGACGCTCGGCCTCGAACGCGGCGGATGGAAGGACATCTACGACATCCCCTACGCGTGGAACATCCACGAGGTCACGAACGTCGAACACGTCCGGGGTGTCACCCGCATCGCGGTCACGTCCGCCGAGGAGCAACGCGATTTCCACGGCGCAGACCCCGACCTCGACGTGATTCGGGCCGCGTGTCTCCTGCACGACGTGGGCAAGTGCTACGAGTACGTGGACCACGTGGACGACGAGAAACTGCTGGACCCCGACCCGCGGTACGCCTCCGAGGAGGTCCCCCACTCCATCTCCGGCTACGCGCTGGCTCACGAGGTCGGCTGTCCGCTCGCGGTCCAGCGGGCGATTCCCCACTTCCTCGGCGAGGTGCCCAAGCGCACCCTCGAAGCGGAGTTGGTCAAGAGCGCGAACTCCGCGAGTTCCAACGCCATCACCCAGTCGGCGATGGGCATCACCTTGCAGGAGTGGGTCGATAAATACAGTCAGACGAGCGACTGA
- a CDS encoding carbohydrate ABC transporter permease codes for MSEAYRDVPESGLGRVKRLVSDVANDHIRLFLLGPALLSLFLIFIYPVTFLVWTSMQRTLAFGVAAEFAPTANYEAMLSDPTFWNAAEKTLTYSFGSFAVTMLAGLVIALALNRVARKRLRDTYTTLILLSWAVPLSIVGVTWRWMFNGQLGVVNKLLLDLGILSSGYSWLANPLSAMVVVVAADAWSRIPFATIIILAGLQSIPQEMYDAAKVDGATTFQTFRHVTLPYLRPSFFVAGLITWMFAFRAFAIPFSTTGGGPAGATEVLSIYIHRFGIELFDFGFASAVSMFLVGVTLIVAGIYVNVILEQISEIEE; via the coding sequence ATGTCAGAAGCCTACAGAGACGTTCCCGAGAGCGGCCTCGGCCGCGTCAAGCGACTCGTCTCGGACGTAGCCAACGACCACATCAGACTCTTCCTCCTCGGGCCGGCACTGCTGAGTCTGTTCCTCATCTTCATCTACCCCGTCACCTTTCTGGTGTGGACCTCGATGCAACGCACGCTGGCGTTCGGCGTCGCCGCGGAGTTCGCGCCGACCGCGAACTACGAGGCGATGCTGTCGGACCCGACGTTCTGGAACGCCGCCGAGAAGACGCTGACCTACTCGTTCGGGTCGTTCGCGGTCACGATGCTCGCGGGGTTGGTCATCGCGCTGGCGCTCAACAGAGTCGCCCGGAAGCGACTGCGGGACACCTACACGACGCTCATCCTGCTGTCGTGGGCGGTGCCCCTGTCCATCGTCGGCGTGACGTGGCGCTGGATGTTCAACGGCCAGTTGGGCGTCGTGAACAAGTTGCTACTGGACTTGGGGATTCTGTCGAGTGGCTACTCGTGGCTGGCGAATCCCCTCTCGGCGATGGTAGTCGTCGTCGCGGCCGACGCGTGGTCCCGGATTCCGTTCGCCACCATCATCATCCTCGCCGGGTTGCAGTCCATCCCGCAGGAGATGTACGACGCCGCGAAGGTGGACGGCGCGACCACCTTCCAGACGTTTCGCCACGTCACCCTGCCGTACCTCAGGCCCTCGTTTTTCGTCGCGGGCCTCATCACGTGGATGTTCGCCTTCCGGGCGTTCGCCATCCCGTTCTCGACCACCGGAGGAGGACCGGCGGGCGCGACGGAAGTGCTGTCCATCTACATCCACCGGTTCGGCATCGAGTTGTTCGACTTCGGCTTCGCATCGGCGGTGTCGATGTTCCTCGTCGGGGTGACGCTCATCGTGGCGGGCATCTACGTGAACGTGATTCTCGAACAGATTTCGGAGATAGAGGAATGA
- a CDS encoding DsrE family protein has protein sequence MRTAFHLTSGDEDQQKTVLTIAENLSNDETIEMDAIAVVAQSEGIDPLTTDGTHSDTVRDLLDAGIDFRACSNTLDLLDLEDGDLVDGVETVSSGASELTRLQDDGWAYLRP, from the coding sequence ATGCGAACTGCATTCCACCTCACCAGCGGCGACGAGGACCAGCAGAAGACCGTCCTCACCATCGCGGAGAACCTCTCGAACGACGAGACCATCGAGATGGACGCCATCGCGGTCGTCGCCCAATCCGAAGGCATCGACCCGCTCACGACCGACGGAACCCACAGCGACACCGTTCGGGACCTCCTCGACGCGGGCATCGACTTCCGGGCGTGTAGCAACACGCTCGACCTGCTTGACCTCGAAGACGGAGACCTCGTGGATGGCGTCGAGACGGTCTCCTCTGGCGCGAGCGAACTGACTCGACTGCAAGACGACGGATGGGCGTACCTCCGACCCTAA